One window from the genome of Oryza glaberrima chromosome 3, OglaRS2, whole genome shotgun sequence encodes:
- the LOC127768732 gene encoding pentatricopeptide repeat-containing protein At5g18950-like, protein MLRPVRHSVQRLCSTSTSAAAAAADANNPPPATFLAAAATAAANILGAPRYESRLLSLLPGDLLFHPACVRLTLSHLLPSPDPSLRFLRFLSSHLPAAPDAAPAEPEHEHEHEPPLLPGVDGFLIQLWPPDAADAAEVLASRLGIHPSLRALNFAMRSALRAARPDLVFRLFSAFSSSPDFPGDAATVAFLVRACSAEGRPLDGLRLLRDGARRGVPPQLDAVADLVAAFSAAANFGKVSETLHLMIAAGSVPDTVIYQRIIHGLFAHKMGSEALRVFNEIKLRGYNVDAVTYTTAIDGLCKMGCIDEARQIWNEMVDKGMEPNEYAYCSLVAYYCKAGDFEMARKVYDEMLGKGLKESTVSCNILVTGFCTHGRVDEALGMFEEMVKKGIEHDVITYNILIQGLCKAGRLSEAIQVYEQLLSSGLEPSVSTFTPLIDTMCEEGQVDAAVELLKVMHAKGLEPLARINDSIINGFCKARRPEDGMAWLAGMLKKNLKPREHTFNSLVELLSSSGRVDDALLVLNTMFKIGHELGSLACTMLVEQLCTGKLCYSHELENILVANK, encoded by the coding sequence atgCTGCGGCCGGTGCGTCATTCCGTGCAGCGCctctgctccacctccacctccgccgccgccgctgctgccgacgCCAAcaacccgccgccggccaccttcctggccgcggccgccacggccgcggcgaACATCCTCGGCGCGCCGCGCTACGAGTCCCGCCTCCTCTCGCTCCtccccggcgacctcctcttCCACCCGGCCTGCGTCCGCCTCACCCTCTCCCACCTCCTGCCTTCCCCTGACCCCTCCCTCCGCTTCCTGCGCTTCCTCTCCTCgcacctccccgccgcccccgacgccgCACCGGCGGAGCCcgagcacgagcacgagcacgagccgccgctcctccccggcGTGGACGGCTTCCTGATCCAGCTCTggccgcccgacgccgccgacgccgccgaggtgCTCGCCTCGCGCCTCGGCATCCACCCCTCCCTCCGCGCCCTCAACTTCGCGATGCGCTccgccctccgcgccgcgcgccccgaCCTCGTCTTCCGCCTCTTCTCCGCGTTCTCATCCTCCCCGGACTTCCcgggcgacgccgccaccgtggCCTTCCTCGTGCGCGCCTGCTCCGCCGAGGGCCGTCCGCTCgacggcctccgcctcctccgcgacggggcgcgccgcggcgtcccTCCCCAGCTTGACGCCGTCGCGGATCTCGTCgcggccttctccgccgccgccaacttcGGCAAGGTGTCCGAGACGCTCCACCTCATGATCGCCGCGGGAAGTGTCCCGGATACGGTCATCTACCAGCGCATTATCCACGGGCTTTTCGCGCACAAGATGGGAAGCGAGGCCCTGCGAGTCTTCAACGAGATCAAGCTGCGGGGCTACAACGTCGATGCGGTCACATACACAACGGCGATCGACGGATTGTGCAAGATGGGCTGCATAGACGAAGCGCGGCAAATCTGGAATGAGATGGTGGACAAAGGAATGGAGCCTAACGAGTATGCCTACTGCTCTCTGGTGGCCTACTATTGTAAAGCTGGTGATTTCGAGATGGCTCGCAAGGTGTATGATGAAATGCTCGGGAAGGGTTTAAAGGAGAGTACAGTCAGCTGTAACATTTTGGTCACAGGGTTTTGTACCCATGGGAGGGTGGACGAAGCGCTTGGGATGTTTGAGGAAATGGTTAAAAAGGGGATTGAGCATGATGTGATTACTTACAACATATTGATTCAGGGCTTATGCAAGGCTGGGAGGTTGAGTGAGGCAATACAGGTGTACGAGCAGCTACTGTCATCTGGTTTGGAGCCAAGTGTGTCAACCTTCACGCCGCTCATTGACACCATGTGTGAGGAAGGACAGGTTGATGCTGCAGTTGAATTGCTTAAGGTGATGCATGCTAAGGGCTTGGAACCGTTAGCGCGGATCAATGATAGTATCATAAATGGGTTCTGTAAAGCCAGGAGACCTGAGGACGGCATGGCATGGCTGGCAGGCATGTTAAAGAAGAATCTGAAACCTCGGGAACATACATTTAATTCCCTGGTAGAATTGCTGAGCTCCTCTGGGCGGGTGGATGATGCACTGTTAGTCCTAAATACAATGTTCAAAATTGGACATGAACTAGGAAGCTTGGCTTGTACTATGCTTGTCGAACAGCTATGCACAGGAAAGTTATGTTACTCTCATGAGTTGGAGAATATTTTGGTGGCGAACAAGTAG
- the LOC127768893 gene encoding serine/arginine-rich SC35-like splicing factor SCL28 yields MAGYRSRSRSYSPQPRRRYSRSPPRYKRYDDPRDRYPRGGGGGGGGGEGPRRGYGRPPAPTGLLVRNISLTARPEDIRIPFEQFGPVKDVYLPRNFHTRELRGFGFVKFRYPEDAALAKQELNHQVIGGREISIVFAEENRKTPQEMRMRTRTSGRYMDGSHRRRSVSRSPRSRYHSYSPSPSPARRDYRDHRDDYSPGESLSPHGQDKRHHRSNGRSASPDELERHISPSNNGHGPPVDGKS; encoded by the exons atggccgggtaccggagccggagccggagctaCAGCCCGCAGCCGCGCCGGAGGTACAGCCGGAGCCCCCCGCGGTACAAGCGGTACGATGACCCGCGCGACCGCTATCctcgcggcggaggtggaggtggaggtggaggcgaaggGCCCCGCCGCGGGTATGGCCGGCCGCCTGCGCCGACCGGGCTCCTCGTCCGCAACATCTCGCTCACCGCAAG GCCTGAAGATATTCGTATTCCGTTTGAGCAATTTGGCCCTGTAAAGGATGTCTACCTTCCAAGAAATTTCCatacaag GGAATTACGTGGCTTTGGGTTTGTAAAATTCCGCTATCCAGAAGATGCTGCACTGGCCAAGCAAGAATTGAATCATCAAGTTATTGGTGGACGAGAGATTTCAATAGTTTTTGCCGAGGAGAACAGAAAAACCCCACAAGAAATGCGGATGAGGACAAGAACAAG TGGAAGATACATGGATGGTAGCCACAGAAGGCGGTCAGTATCAAGATCTCCAAGGTCTCGTTACCATT CTTATTCACCTTCACCCTCTCCAGCTAGACGTGACTACAG GGATCACCGTGATGATTATTCACCTGGGGAATCACTCTCTCCACATGGTCAGGACAAGCGGCACCACAGATCAAATGGTCGATCTGCTAGCCCAGATGAGCTCGAGCGTCATATATCTCCATCCAATAATGGACATGGTCCTCCAGTTGATGGGAAAAGCTGA